The proteins below come from a single Mercenaria mercenaria strain notata chromosome 3, MADL_Memer_1, whole genome shotgun sequence genomic window:
- the LOC128555863 gene encoding uncharacterized protein LOC128555863 — MNLPELSKVSIDRCLKPGKLDKSSKIELHMFSDASEQAYGSAVYVKIYDAEGNSKCSLVMGKSRLAPIKSISIPRLELAAAVLAVKLYRLMKQELDLNIDKRYFWTDSMIVLGYIQNAKRRFKTFVANRLAIIHDVTTPQDWRYVPTKENPADFASRGVHPHETDKLSTWLRGPKFLQCDSSHWPGTPGLVTIDVNDTELKTEVSTTHVTQGKCDKGISDLLAKYSDWHKLQRAVAYILRFKQYFFQRNSRSKESTGTSVKRGSLTVCEIREATKAILMFVQGKAFDIEINSVMKTGRVPKVSSLTKLSPVYIGSLLRVGGRLDNSNLHSDVKHPIILPNNHHVTRILIRKYHEINAHMGAHHILSLIRQKYWIVHGLKTVKSELSKCIECKRKLQRPQTQQMGQLPAERLIPDKAPFTYVCVDYFGPMYVKSGRRHLKRYGCLFTCLTTRAVHIEIAHSLDTDSFICALQRFLSRRGRPVKIFSDNGTNLRAGERELRESVQQWNQSRLSKYFLQETIDWHFNPPYASHMGGVWERLVRSIKNAVKSVIREQLLGDEALMTLMTEVEKKLNDRPITQVRQKWHNVQRNLTVNDLVLVCDEPSTRGRWPLGRVLEVSKGRDGLERSCRVRVNGSEKITVVDVRY, encoded by the exons ATGAATCTTCCAGAATTGTCGAAGGTAAGTATTGACAGGTGTTTGAAGCCAGGCAAGTTAGACAAATCTTCCAAGATAGAGTTACACATGTTCAGTGATGCATCTGAACAGGCGTACGGATCAGCGGTGTATGTGAAGATTTACGACGCCGAAGGAAACAGTAAGTGTAGTCTCGTTATGGGAAAATCCCGGTTGGCGCCGATCAAATCTATTTCAATACCTAGGCTGGAGCTAGCTGCAGCAGTGCTTGCTGTGAAGTTGTATCGGCTAATGAAACAGGAGTTAGATTTGAATATAGATAAAAGATACTTCTGGACAGATTCTATGATCGTTCTAGGGTACATCCAGAATGCGAAAAGACGATTCAAGACTTTCGTTGCCAATAGACTGGCAATTATTCATGATGTAACAACGCCGCAGGACTGGAGGTACGTACCTACAAAGGAAAATCCTGCTGACTTTGCGTCAAGGGGCGTGCACCCTCACGAAACGGATAAGCTTTCAACGTGGCTTAGAGGTCCAAAATTTCTGCAGTGCGATAGTTCACACTGGCCAGGAACCCCAGGCCTTGTGACGATAGATGTTAATGATACAGAATTAAAGACAGAGGTTAGTACGACGCACGTGACACAAGGTAAGTGTGATAAGGGAATAAGTGATCTTTTAGCAAAGTATTCCGACTGGCATAAACTACAACGAGCTGTAGCTTACATTCTTAGGTTCAAACAGTACTTCTTTCAAAGGAACTCGAGATCAAAAGAAAGTACCGGAACTTCAGTAAAACGCGGGAGTTTGACTGTATGTGAGATTCGAGAAGCGACCAAAGCTATTCTCATGTTTGTACAAGGGAAAGCGTTCGATATTGAAATAAACAGTGTCATGAAAACAGGTCGTGTTCCAAAAGTAAGTTCTCTTACCAAATTAAGCCCCGTTTACATAGGAAGTCTCCTGAGAGTCGGCGGACGACTTGATAATTCCAACTTACACAGTGATGTGAAGCACCCGATTATTTTGCCAAACAATCACCATGTGACGAGGATTCTGATTaggaaatatcatgaaatcaatgCGCACATGGGCGCTCACCACATTTTGTCATTGATTAGACAGAAATACTGGATTGTCCACGGACTTAAAACTGTGAAGTCGGAACTGAGCAAATGTATTGAATGCAAGCGAAAACTACAACGTCCCCAAACGCAACAGATGGGACAACTTCCAGCCGAGAGACTCATACCAGACAAAGCACCGTTTACGTACGTTTGCGTTGATTATTTCGGTCCGATGTATGTGAAATCTGGTAGGAGGCATCTGAAAAGGTACGGCTGTTTGTTCACTTGCTTGACTACCAGGGCGGTACATATAGAAATAGCCCACAGTCTTGACACGGATTCGTTTATATGTGCCTTACAGCGGTTTTTAAGCCGTCGAGGACGCCCCGTAAAGATCTTCAGTGATAACGGAACAAATCTCAGAGCAGGAGAAAGGGAGTTACGAGAATCAGTTCAGCAATGGAACCAAAGTCGCTTGTCTAAATATTTCCTTCAAGAGACGATTGACTGGCACTTTAATCCCCCTTATGCAAGTCACATGGGTGGTGTCTGGGAAAGGTTGGTAAGATCAATCAAAAATGCGGTAAAATCGGTTATTCGTGAACAGCTTCTGGGTGACGAAGCTTTAATGACACTGATGACGGAAGTCGAAAAAAAACTGAATGATCGACCAATAACTCAG GTAAGACAAAAATGGCACAATGTACAGAGAAATTTGACGGTAAATGACCTTGTGCTTGTCTGTGACGAACCGTCTACACGCGGTCGCTGGCCTCTAGGACGTGTGCTTGAGGTTAGTAAAGGGAGAGACGGACTTGAGCGGTCATGTAGGGTTAGGGTAAATGGTTCAGAGAAA ATAACCGTTGTTGATGTACGATATTGA
- the LOC123564038 gene encoding uncharacterized protein LOC123564038, translated as MRVKDNRLRLSYLVQFCNGDARRSIEDCVVLPSDEGYVRAKQILQGRYGKPHLVARSHVERLIDGSPFKPNDVQGLMNLSLDMEKCQITLSQIGFVSDINNTENLKKIVRRLPMHIRSKWAERASKLIEQGTEPNFNDLLTFVHERAIVANTMYGQDLASASKGMYTAKVKSAPKGTSPRDKYVTLSTSTSGNYSGNETPLYRQRSLSCVYCKEAHKLMHCEKFRLIELGEKIKVIRKHKMCENCLNFKHLAKFCRKGSCCEIKGCNEKHHTMLHSTLNQDESQKSGNSNCCATNDPRKNKVSLRIVPVIIENGPVHVKTYALLDEGSDVTLCTEGLIKKLGATGTPREFSITTVNKSSERRNGVELSFKVSSIDRSETVTLNKVWSVDRLPISLRSLPDCSQVGKWKHLADISLPRIKQGQVELLIGSDTPEAFWVEEERRGNRGEPYAIRSILGWSILGPTGKTVLSTDMNVNFQQTSSVQEEIDRLWKTDFPECRLDNSTGMLSEDRRALSIMERTIEKDGGHYKIGLPWRDENVNLPNNRVLATTRLAYLKRKLQGNEDLYTMYRSTMNDYITNGYANPVTDADVMETGKVWYLPHHPVINPKKPGKVRIVFDCAAKYRGTSLNDNILQGPDFMNSIVGVLIRFREEPVALVADIEAMFHQVKVQDSDRNSLRFLWWPDGDLEKEPCEYCMTVHLFGATSSPSCAAYSLRRTASDSTKEFSDDTVKTIERNFYVDDLLKSVTDAKVGIKPSSELRDILSRGGLRLTKWLSNNKEIMDSIPDMERAGSTTKIDLETTPRVERALGLQWRIDKDEFAFDVSLQQKSHTRRGILSVASSLYDPLGFVAPVTLIPKLVLQNACRQQLQWDERVSEVDAEKWSQ; from the coding sequence atgAGAGTGAAGGACAATAGATTAAGACTTAGTTACTTAGTGCAATTTTGTAATGGTGATGCTCGTCGTAGCATCGAAGATTGTGTTGTTTTGCCATCAGATGAGGGGTATGTAAGAGCGAAACAAATCCTCCAAGGCAGGTATGGTAAGCCTCACTTAGTTGCTAGGTCCCATGTTGAACGACTGATTGATGGTAGCCCATTTAAACCTAATGACGTACAAGGCCTCATGAATTTGTCGCTCGACatggaaaaatgtcaaataacaCTTTCGCAAATAGGGTTTGTTTCTGATATCAATAATACTGAAAATCTCAAGAAAATAGTTAGGCGACTACCCATGCATATTCGGTCAAAATGGGCCGAACGCGCTAGTAAGCTGATCGAGCAGGGTACCGAACCGAACTTCAATGACCTGCTCACCTTTGTTCACGAGCGAGCTATAGTAGCAAACACAATGTATGGTCAAGACTTAGCCAGTGCGTCAAAAGGCATGTATACGGCAAAGGTTAAATCTGCACCCAAAGGCACTTCTCCTCGAGATAAATATGTCACGCTATCTACTTCTACTTCTGGTAATTATTCGGGCAATGAGACACCTCTGTATCGCCAGAGAAGTTTATCTTGCGTTTACTGTAAAGAGGCTCATAAACTGATGCACTGCGAAAAATTTAGATTAATTGAATTAGGAGAAAAAATAAAGGTTATCAGGAAGCACAAGATGTGCGAAAATTGTCTGAATTTTAAACACCTGGCTAAATTTTGTCGCAAAGGTAGTTGTTGCGAGATTAAAGGGTGTAATGAAAAGCATCATACGATGCTTCATAGTACTTTGAATCAAGACGAAAGTCAGAAATCAGGGAACAGTAACTGTTGTGCTACGAATGATCCACGGAAGAATAAGGTAAGTTTGCGTATTGTGCCAGTTATTATCGAAAATGGGCCtgtgcatgtaaaaacatacGCCTTATTGGATGAGGGTAGCGATGTTACATTGTGTACGGAAGGGTTAATTAAGAAATTGGGAGCTACAGGTACACCCCGAGAGTTTAGCATCACAACCGTTAATAAGTCTTCCGAACGTAGGAATGGGGTTGAACTGAGTTTTAAGGTAAGTTCTATTGATAGAAGCGAGACGGTGACTTTGAATAAGGTATGGTCAGTTGATCGCCTACCTATTTCACTTAGATCACTCCCTGATTGTTCGCAGGTTGGAAAATGGAAGCATTTGGCAGATATAAGCTTGCCACGGATTAAACAAGGTCAGGTAGAGTTATTGATTGGCAGCGACACCCCAGAGGCGTTCTGGGTAGAGGAAGAAAGGAGAGGAAATAGAGGTGAGCCGTACGCTATACGGTCGATTCTAGGTTGGAGTATACTTGGGCCGACAGGTAAGACTGTTTTGTCTACAGATATGAATGTAAACTTCCAACAGACTTCCAGTGTGCAAGAGGAGATTGATAGGTTATGGAAAACCGACTTTCCGGAATGCAGATTAGACAACAGCACAGGTATGTTGTCTGAAGATCGCCGTGCACTATCAATCATGGAAAGAACAATAGAGAAAGATGGCGGACATTACAAGATCGGACTACCATGGCGCGATGAAAACGTGAATTTACCAAATAACAGAGTGTTGGCAACTACCAGACTTGCGTATTTGAAACGCAAACTTCAAGGTAATGAggatttatatacaatgtaccgAAGCACGATGAATGATTATATTACAAATGGGTATGCTAATCCTGTTACAGATGCAGACGTAATGGAAACTGGTAAGGTTTGGTATCTTCCGCACCATCCAGTTATCAACCCAAAGAAGCCAGGAAAGGTAAGAATAGTATTTGACTGTGCAGCTAAGTATAGAGGTACGTCGTTGAATGATAACATTTTGCAGGGTCCAGATTTTATGAATAGCATTGTAGGAGTGCTGATACGATTCCGAGAGGAACCTGTCGCTCTTGTAGCGGATATTGAGGCAATGTTTCACCAGGTAAAGGTACAAGACAGTGACAGGAACTCACTTCGATTTCTGTGGTGGCCTGATGGTGATCTAGAAAAAGAGCCGTGTGAATACTGTATGACTGTCCATTTATTTGGAGCAACGTCGTCGCCTAGTTGTGCAGCATACAGTCTTAGACGTACAGCAAGTGATAGCACTAAGGAGTTTAGTGACGATACAGTGAAAACGATAGAACGCAACTTTTACGTCGATGACCTCTTGAAGTCAGTGACAGATGCAAAGGTAGGTATAAAACCTTCTTCTGAACTCCGAGATATCTTATCTAGAGGAGGGTTAAGGTTAACAAAGTGGTTATCTAATAATAAAGAAATCATGGATTCGATTCCAGACATGGAGAGGGCAGGCTCGACAACGAAGATCGACCTTGAAACTACCCCACGAGTTGAACGTGCTCTTGGACTGCAGTGGCGCATAGATAAAGATGAGTTTGCATTTGATGTAAGTCTTCAACAAAAGAGTCATACGAGACGTGGTATATTATCTGTTGCAAGTTCGTTGTATGACCCCCTCGGTTTTGTTGCACCGGTGACTCTTATTCCAAAGTTGGTCTTACAGAATGCTTGCAGACAACAATTACAGTGGGATGAAAGGGTATCTGAAGTCGACGCCGAAAAGTGGTCTCAGTAG